The Caballeronia sp. Lep1P3 genome window below encodes:
- a CDS encoding adenine phosphoribosyltransferase, with amino-acid sequence MSTFPSSASSDAARFIKERVRTVEDWPQAGVQFRDITPVLQDRRALRTLIDLFVQRYIDANLNVIAGMDARGFIIGPILAYELSLGFVPIRKKGKLPYRTLSQSYELEYGSATVEIHEDACKPGDRVVIVDDLVATGGTMMAGKILLERLGAEVVEAAAIIDLPDLGGSKLLRDGGLPLFTVCEFGGH; translated from the coding sequence ATGTCCACTTTCCCTTCGAGCGCTTCGTCCGACGCCGCGCGCTTCATCAAGGAGCGCGTGCGCACCGTCGAAGACTGGCCGCAGGCCGGCGTGCAGTTTCGCGACATCACGCCCGTGCTTCAGGACCGGCGCGCGCTGCGCACGCTCATCGACCTTTTCGTGCAGCGATACATCGACGCGAATCTGAACGTGATTGCCGGCATGGATGCGCGCGGGTTCATCATCGGGCCGATTCTCGCGTATGAATTGAGTCTCGGCTTCGTGCCGATCCGCAAGAAGGGCAAGCTGCCGTACAGGACGCTCTCGCAGTCGTATGAGTTGGAGTACGGCAGCGCGACGGTCGAGATTCACGAGGACGCGTGCAAGCCGGGCGACCGCGTGGTGATCGTCGACGATCTCGTCGCCACCGGCGGCACGATGATGGCCGGCAAGATTTTGCTGGAGCGGCTCGGCGCGGAAGTAGTCGAAGCGGCGGCGATCATCGATCTGCCCGATCTCGGCGGCTCGAAACTGCTGCGCGACGGCGGGCTGCCGCTCTTCACGGTCTGCGAATTCGGCGGGCATTGA
- a CDS encoding monovalent cation:proton antiporter family protein — MTSPLEMTLLLLLCSVAGVVVFRFLNLPPMLGYLAVGIIVGPHAAGIAPDTERAQHLAEFGVVFLMFSIGLEFSLAKLRSMRRIVFGLGASQVGATIAFALIFGWIAHFWTSMSWQASFALGGALSMSSTAIVSKLLAERLELESEHGRNIFGVLLFQDLAVVPLLIIIAAFGNGNSSQLAMWLGIAAIKIVVALTVLLFLGQKFMTRWFDLVARRRSQELFMLNLLLVTLGAAFITDKFGLSLALGAFIAGMLIAETPYRHQVEEDIKPFRDVLLGLFFVTTGMLLNPRVIWEHPVLVLAFFVVPILLKAVMITGLARAFGSPPGVAMRTGLGLAQAGEFGFVLLNLILDSHLVDATILQALLSAMLLSMLAAPFIIQNADRIVLRLSSTEWMLQSLQMTKIATQSLKQSGHVIICGYGRAGQNLARMLEQEGISYVALDLDPDRVAAAAAAGESVVFGDAGRRESLVAAGVNRAAAIAITYANTPSAMRVLHNIHELAPTLPVIVRTVDDADLEKLTAAGATEVIPEIVEGSLMLASHTLVLMGVPMRRVVRRVEEMRDARYSLLRGYFHGADDVDDDDGHEQVRLQSVPIDENSEAVGHSLDDLGLVGNGVEVTAIRRHGIRGVEPDPETKLRANDIVVLRGLPEVLAQAEERLSRNRRAA; from the coding sequence ATGACTTCTCCGCTCGAAATGACGCTGTTGTTGCTGCTGTGTTCGGTGGCGGGCGTCGTCGTATTTCGCTTTCTCAACCTTCCGCCGATGCTCGGTTATCTGGCGGTCGGCATCATCGTAGGTCCGCATGCAGCCGGTATCGCGCCCGATACCGAGCGCGCCCAGCATCTCGCCGAATTCGGCGTCGTGTTCCTGATGTTCTCCATCGGTCTCGAATTCTCGCTCGCGAAGCTGCGCTCGATGCGCCGCATCGTGTTCGGGCTCGGCGCGAGTCAGGTCGGCGCGACCATCGCGTTCGCGCTCATCTTCGGCTGGATCGCGCACTTCTGGACGAGCATGTCGTGGCAGGCGAGCTTCGCGCTCGGCGGCGCGCTCTCCATGTCGTCCACGGCGATCGTGAGCAAGCTGCTCGCCGAGCGGCTCGAACTCGAATCGGAGCATGGCCGCAATATCTTCGGCGTGCTGCTGTTTCAGGATCTCGCGGTCGTGCCGCTGCTCATCATCATCGCGGCCTTCGGCAACGGCAATTCGTCGCAACTGGCGATGTGGCTCGGCATCGCGGCGATCAAGATCGTCGTCGCGCTGACGGTTTTGCTCTTTCTCGGCCAGAAGTTCATGACGCGCTGGTTCGATCTCGTCGCGCGCCGCCGCTCGCAAGAGCTTTTCATGCTGAACCTGCTGCTCGTCACGCTGGGCGCGGCGTTCATCACGGACAAGTTCGGGCTGTCGCTCGCGCTCGGCGCGTTCATCGCGGGGATGCTGATTGCAGAGACGCCGTACCGGCATCAGGTGGAAGAGGACATCAAGCCGTTTCGCGACGTGCTGCTCGGCCTCTTCTTCGTGACGACGGGCATGCTGCTCAATCCGCGCGTGATCTGGGAGCATCCGGTTCTCGTGCTCGCGTTCTTCGTCGTGCCGATCCTGCTGAAGGCCGTGATGATCACCGGGCTCGCGCGCGCGTTCGGTTCGCCGCCGGGCGTCGCGATGCGCACCGGCCTCGGGCTCGCGCAGGCGGGCGAATTCGGCTTCGTGCTGCTGAATCTGATTCTGGATTCGCATCTCGTCGACGCCACCATCCTCCAGGCGCTCCTTTCCGCGATGCTGCTTTCGATGCTCGCCGCGCCGTTCATCATCCAGAACGCGGATCGGATCGTGCTGCGGCTGTCGTCGACGGAGTGGATGCTGCAATCGCTGCAAATGACGAAGATCGCGACGCAAAGTCTCAAGCAAAGCGGCCACGTCATCATTTGCGGCTACGGCCGCGCCGGGCAGAACCTCGCGCGCATGCTGGAACAGGAAGGCATTTCGTACGTCGCGCTCGATCTCGACCCGGACCGCGTGGCGGCGGCTGCGGCGGCGGGCGAATCCGTCGTGTTCGGCGATGCAGGGCGGCGCGAGTCGCTTGTCGCGGCGGGCGTGAATCGTGCGGCGGCGATTGCGATCACTTACGCGAACACGCCGTCCGCGATGCGCGTGCTGCACAACATCCACGAACTCGCGCCGACGCTGCCGGTGATCGTGCGCACCGTCGACGACGCCGATCTCGAAAAGCTGACGGCGGCCGGCGCGACGGAAGTCATTCCGGAAATCGTCGAAGGCAGTCTGATGCTTGCGTCGCATACGCTCGTGCTGATGGGCGTGCCGATGCGCCGCGTCGTGCGGCGCGTCGAGGAAATGCGCGACGCGCGCTACAGCCTTCTGCGCGGCTATTTTCACGGCGCGGACGACGTCGACGACGACGATGGCCACGAGCAGGTGCGGCTACAATCCGTACCCATCGACGAGAATTCGGAGGCGGTCGGGCATTCGCTCGACGATCTGGGGCTCGTCGGCAACGGTGTCGAGGTGACCGCGATCCGGCGTCACGGCATCCGGGGCGTCGAGCCGGACCCCGAAACCAAGCTGCGCGCGAACGACATCGTCGTGTTGCGCGGCCTGCCCGAAGTGCTCGCGCAAGCCGAGGAACGGCTCTCGCGCAATCGCCGGGCGGCGTAA
- the kdsD gene encoding arabinose 5-phosphate isomerase KdsD, whose translation MIAKINGGRALALARNVIHIEADAVRGLADLLDDNFTNAVEALLGCRGRVVVSGIGKSGHVARKFAATLASTGTPAFFVHPAEASHGDLGMVTADDIFIALSNSGETEELVAILPLIKRLGAKLIAITGRPESSLAQLADMHLNARVEKEACPMNLAPTASTTAAMALGDALAVAVLDARGFGPEDFARSHPGGALGRRLLTYVRDVMRVGDEVPVVPLDATVSDALFQITDKRMGMTAVINGNRHVEGIFTDGDLRRILQRDGDFRALKLADVMTRNPRTIGPDHLAVEAVELMERYRINQMLVVDADATLIGALNMHDLFSKKVI comes from the coding sequence ATGATAGCGAAAATCAATGGCGGCCGGGCACTGGCGCTGGCTCGCAACGTAATCCACATCGAAGCGGACGCTGTTCGCGGCCTCGCAGATCTTCTCGACGACAACTTCACGAACGCAGTCGAAGCCCTTCTGGGCTGTCGCGGCCGCGTGGTCGTTTCGGGCATCGGCAAGTCGGGACACGTCGCGCGCAAGTTCGCGGCCACGCTCGCGAGCACCGGCACGCCCGCGTTTTTCGTGCATCCGGCCGAAGCGAGCCACGGCGACCTCGGCATGGTCACGGCGGACGACATCTTCATCGCGCTGTCGAACTCCGGCGAAACCGAAGAACTGGTCGCCATTCTCCCGCTCATCAAGCGCCTCGGCGCGAAACTCATCGCTATTACGGGCCGGCCCGAATCGAGCCTCGCGCAACTTGCGGACATGCATCTGAACGCGCGCGTCGAAAAGGAAGCATGCCCGATGAATCTCGCGCCCACCGCGAGCACCACTGCCGCGATGGCGCTCGGCGATGCGCTCGCCGTCGCCGTGCTCGACGCACGCGGCTTCGGCCCGGAAGACTTCGCGCGCTCGCATCCGGGCGGCGCGCTCGGGCGGCGCCTGCTCACCTATGTGCGCGACGTGATGCGCGTGGGCGACGAAGTGCCCGTCGTGCCGCTCGACGCCACGGTTTCCGACGCGCTCTTCCAGATCACCGACAAGCGCATGGGCATGACGGCGGTCATCAACGGCAATCGTCATGTGGAAGGCATCTTCACCGACGGCGACCTGCGCCGCATTCTCCAGCGCGACGGCGATTTCCGCGCGTTGAAGCTCGCCGACGTGATGACGCGCAATCCGCGCACCATCGGCCCGGATCATCTCGCCGTCGAAGCGGTGGAACTGATGGAGCGTTATCGCATCAATCAGATGCTGGTCGTCGACGCCGACGCGACGCTGATCGGCGCTCTGAACATGCACGACCTCTTCTCCAAGAAGGTAATCTGA
- a CDS encoding HAD family hydrolase, translating to MAQKPSPAERASRIKLMIFDVDGVFTDGSLYFTADGDTMKSFNSLDGHGVKMLERTGVQTAIITGRQSGIVAARAKELGITHLYQGVADKTVALAQLLDATGIAPEECGYMGDDWPDLAVMRRCGFAAAPANAHPEVIQRVHWVAQARGGHGAVREVCDAIVRAQGHYDALLAAALGD from the coding sequence ATGGCACAAAAGCCTTCTCCCGCCGAACGCGCGAGCCGCATCAAACTCATGATTTTCGACGTCGACGGCGTTTTCACCGACGGCAGTCTGTACTTCACCGCCGACGGCGACACGATGAAGTCGTTCAATTCGCTCGACGGCCACGGCGTGAAGATGCTCGAACGCACCGGCGTGCAGACCGCGATCATCACCGGGCGGCAGTCGGGCATCGTCGCGGCGCGCGCGAAGGAACTCGGCATCACGCATCTGTATCAGGGTGTCGCGGACAAAACCGTCGCGCTCGCGCAATTGCTCGACGCCACCGGCATCGCGCCGGAAGAATGCGGCTATATGGGCGACGACTGGCCCGACCTCGCCGTGATGCGACGCTGCGGTTTCGCCGCCGCGCCCGCCAACGCGCATCCCGAAGTGATCCAGCGCGTGCATTGGGTCGCGCAAGCACGCGGCGGTCACGGCGCGGTGCGCGAAGTCTGCGACGCGATCGTCCGCGCGCAGGGCCACTACGACGCGCTGCTCGCCGCGGCGCTCGGAGACTGA
- the lptC gene encoding LPS export ABC transporter periplasmic protein LptC — protein sequence MPRTGRLASLLPLLAMAALAGITYWLLQATLPSAPEAPEQPKRHTPDYFANNFSVSELDTSGTTQYRLTAKSMLHYEDDENSELTQPAMRMFQPQKPTVTATAARGTVNGDVSIVDLYDNARILRAAGFGDPQMQADSQHFRVLVNDDVIETEKPVKLQRGPSVMTASGMNYNNVTREMKLFGNVRGAIAASDINGGSSK from the coding sequence ATGCCGCGCACGGGACGCTTGGCCTCGCTGCTGCCGCTTCTCGCGATGGCGGCGCTCGCGGGCATCACCTACTGGCTCTTGCAGGCGACGCTGCCTTCCGCGCCCGAAGCGCCCGAGCAGCCGAAGCGCCATACGCCGGACTACTTCGCGAACAATTTCTCCGTCTCCGAACTGGACACGAGCGGCACGACGCAATACCGGCTGACGGCGAAGTCGATGCTCCATTACGAAGACGACGAAAACAGCGAACTGACGCAGCCCGCCATGCGAATGTTCCAGCCGCAGAAGCCGACCGTGACCGCCACGGCCGCGCGCGGCACGGTGAATGGCGACGTTTCCATCGTCGATCTTTACGACAACGCGCGGATTCTGCGCGCCGCCGGTTTCGGCGATCCGCAGATGCAGGCGGATTCGCAGCATTTTCGCGTGCTGGTGAACGACGATGTCATCGAAACGGAAAAGCCGGTTAAACTTCAGCGCGGTCCGTCCGTGATGACCGCGAGCGGCATGAACTACAACAACGTCACCCGGGAAATGAAGCTCTTCGGTAACGTGCGCGGCGCCATCGCCGCCTCGGACATCAACGGCGGCTCTTCCAAGTAA
- the lptA gene encoding lipopolysaccharide transport periplasmic protein LptA — MNESFPRPDGGPVRATLAHRSARARRAMRAALAAAVTALAALPFAGFAPAAHAEKADRDKPLNIEADNMSYDDLNQKNIFTGHVVATKGTIIIKADRVEVTQDPQGYQYATGTSSGNTLSYFRQKRDGVNEYIEGNAVRIDYDGKNDFTKLTTRAVVRRLAGLTTVQDEVRGSVITYDGQKDFYTASAGKDVAGPGNPSGRVRAMLAPRSGGAAPLNGSPATLAPSTTIQGTPQQ, encoded by the coding sequence ATGAACGAAAGCTTCCCTCGTCCCGACGGCGGCCCCGTGCGCGCAACGCTCGCGCATCGCAGCGCGCGCGCGAGGCGTGCGATGCGAGCCGCGCTGGCCGCCGCCGTCACCGCGCTCGCCGCGCTGCCGTTCGCGGGATTCGCGCCGGCCGCGCACGCCGAAAAGGCCGACCGCGACAAGCCGCTCAACATCGAAGCGGACAATATGTCCTACGACGATCTGAACCAGAAGAACATCTTCACCGGTCACGTCGTCGCGACGAAAGGCACCATCATCATCAAGGCGGATCGCGTCGAAGTGACGCAAGACCCGCAGGGCTATCAGTACGCGACGGGCACGTCCTCCGGCAACACGCTTTCGTATTTCCGCCAGAAGCGCGACGGCGTGAACGAGTACATCGAAGGCAACGCCGTGCGCATCGACTACGACGGCAAGAACGACTTCACGAAGCTCACGACGCGCGCGGTCGTGCGCCGCCTCGCCGGACTGACGACCGTCCAGGACGAAGTGCGCGGCAGCGTCATCACCTACGACGGCCAGAAAGACTTCTACACCGCGAGCGCCGGCAAGGACGTCGCCGGCCCCGGCAATCCGAGCGGCCGCGTTCGCGCCATGCTCGCGCCGCGCTCGGGCGGCGCCGCGCCGCTCAACGGCTCGCCCGCGACCCTCGCGCCGTCGACCACCATTCAAGGAACGCCGCAGCAGTGA
- the lptB gene encoding LPS export ABC transporter ATP-binding protein — MPQSKPEGKSSSLVVRNLKKRYGSRTVVKDVSLDVKSGEVVGLLGPNGAGKTTSFYMIVGLVPLDAGEIDLDGNSISLLPIHQRAHLGLSYLPQEASVFRKLTVEQNIRAVLELQTDEAGKRLTKDAITQRAEALLDELQIAHLRENPALSLSGGERRRVEIARALATNPSFILLDEPFAGVDPIAVLEIQKIVKFLKQRNIGVLITDHNVRETLGICDHAYIISDGSVLAAGAPSEIIENESVRRVYLGEHFRM; from the coding sequence ATGCCCCAAAGCAAGCCGGAAGGCAAGTCGAGTTCGCTCGTCGTCCGCAATCTGAAGAAGCGCTACGGCTCGCGCACGGTCGTGAAAGACGTGTCGCTCGACGTGAAAAGCGGCGAAGTCGTCGGTCTGCTCGGGCCGAACGGCGCGGGCAAGACGACGTCCTTCTATATGATCGTCGGCCTCGTGCCGCTCGACGCGGGCGAGATCGATCTCGACGGCAACTCGATCAGTCTCCTGCCGATCCACCAGCGCGCGCATCTCGGTCTTTCGTATCTGCCGCAGGAAGCGTCCGTTTTCCGCAAACTCACCGTCGAGCAGAACATTCGCGCGGTGCTGGAACTTCAGACGGACGAAGCGGGCAAGCGCCTCACGAAGGACGCCATCACGCAGCGCGCGGAAGCGTTGCTGGACGAACTGCAGATCGCGCATCTGCGTGAGAATCCCGCGCTTTCGCTTTCTGGCGGCGAACGCCGTCGCGTGGAAATTGCGCGCGCGCTCGCGACCAATCCGAGCTTCATTCTGCTCGACGAGCCGTTCGCGGGCGTCGATCCGATCGCGGTCCTGGAAATTCAGAAGATCGTGAAATTCCTGAAGCAGCGCAACATCGGCGTGCTGATCACGGACCACAATGTGCGCGAGACGCTCGGCATCTGCGACCACGCGTACATCATCAGCGACGGCAGCGTGCTCGCGGCCGGCGCCCCCAGCGAGATCATCGAGAACGAGAGCGTGCGGCGCGTCTACCTCGGCGAGCATTTCCGCATGTGA
- a CDS encoding RNA polymerase factor sigma-54 has product MKASLQLRLSQHLALTPQLQQSIRLLQLSTLELQQEVAMAVAQNPLLENDDDWIASPLRVASDGSLIASTAAGSTAPEPMMSNGSTSSSSSSERSESSEPQGVDEYNGMASDGGADSSNWNLEDYGRSNNASDDDDLPPLQIHESTTTLRDHLTAQMRMTQANQRDRALITFLIESLDEDGYLTSSLDEIQADLPAELEVDVDELSAALALLQSFDPPGVGGRSASECLKLQLLRLDASPTRTLALEIVTNHLELLAARDFTRLRKQLKATDDALRDAHLLIRSLEPFPGAAYGKSEADYVVPDILVRKMASGWTAELNPEIVPRLRINHLYANILRNNRGDPGSGSLRQQLQEARWLIKNIQQRFETILRVAQAIVERQKNFFAHGEIAMRPLVLREIADTLGLHESTVSRVTTGKYMLTPFGTLEFKYFFGSHVSTDTGGAASSTAIRALIKQLIGAEDPKTPLSDSRIAELLAEQGFVVARRTVAKYREALKIPAVNLRKSL; this is encoded by the coding sequence ATGAAAGCCAGCCTCCAACTCCGCCTATCGCAGCATCTTGCGCTGACCCCGCAACTGCAGCAGTCCATCCGGCTGCTGCAGCTGTCGACGCTCGAACTGCAGCAGGAAGTGGCGATGGCCGTCGCGCAAAATCCGCTGCTGGAGAACGACGACGACTGGATCGCAAGCCCGTTGCGCGTCGCGTCGGACGGCTCGCTCATCGCGTCCACGGCCGCCGGCAGTACGGCGCCGGAACCGATGATGAGCAACGGCTCGACGTCGAGTTCGTCGAGTTCCGAACGCTCCGAGAGCAGCGAGCCGCAAGGCGTCGACGAATATAACGGCATGGCGTCCGATGGCGGCGCCGACTCCAGCAACTGGAATCTCGAGGACTACGGCCGCTCGAACAACGCATCCGACGACGACGACCTCCCCCCGCTGCAAATCCACGAATCCACGACGACGCTGCGCGATCACCTGACTGCGCAAATGCGCATGACGCAGGCGAATCAGCGCGACCGTGCGCTCATCACGTTTCTCATCGAATCGCTGGACGAGGACGGCTACCTCACCTCATCGCTTGACGAGATTCAGGCGGATTTGCCGGCAGAACTGGAAGTCGATGTCGACGAACTGAGCGCGGCACTCGCTTTGCTCCAGAGTTTCGACCCGCCGGGCGTGGGCGGGCGGTCGGCATCGGAATGTCTGAAGCTGCAATTGCTGCGGCTCGACGCATCGCCGACACGCACGCTCGCGCTCGAAATCGTCACGAATCACCTGGAATTGCTGGCCGCGCGCGACTTCACGCGCCTGCGCAAGCAACTGAAGGCGACGGACGACGCGCTGCGGGACGCGCATTTGCTGATCCGTTCGCTGGAGCCGTTTCCGGGCGCGGCATACGGCAAGAGCGAAGCGGACTACGTCGTTCCGGACATTCTCGTGCGCAAGATGGCGAGCGGCTGGACGGCTGAGCTGAATCCGGAGATCGTGCCGCGGCTGCGGATCAACCACTTGTACGCGAATATTTTGCGCAACAACCGTGGCGATCCCGGCAGCGGTTCGCTGCGTCAACAGCTTCAGGAAGCACGCTGGCTGATCAAGAATATCCAGCAGCGTTTCGAGACGATTCTTCGCGTCGCACAGGCTATTGTCGAGCGTCAGAAGAACTTCTTTGCGCATGGCGAAATCGCCATGCGCCCCTTGGTTTTAAGGGAAATTGCTGATACGCTGGGCTTACACGAATCGACAGTTTCTCGTGTGACCACAGGGAAGTACATGCTCACCCCATTCGGGACGCTTGAATTTAAGTACTTCTTTGGATCGCATGTTTCTACCGACACGGGAGGCGCGGCATCGTCCACGGCGATCCGGGCCCTCATCAAGCAACTGATAGGAGCGGAAGACCCCAAGACTCCTCTTTCAGACAGCCGCATCGCCGAACTGCTGGCGGAACAGGGGTTCGTGGTTGCCCGGCGCACGGTCGCCAAATACCGCGAAGCGCTCAAAATCCCCGCAGTGAATCTGCGCAAGTCTCTTTGA
- the hpf gene encoding ribosome hibernation-promoting factor, HPF/YfiA family — MNLKISGHHLELTPALREYVITKLDRVLRHFDQVIDGNVVLSVDNHREKDKRNKAEINLHLKGKDIFIESCDADMYAAIDLMVDKLDRQVIRHKDKIQGHAHEAAKYRDEARGIEAPSP; from the coding sequence ATGAATCTGAAGATCAGTGGACACCACCTCGAATTGACGCCTGCGTTGCGCGAGTATGTGATCACGAAACTGGACAGGGTACTCCGTCATTTCGATCAAGTGATCGACGGCAACGTGGTCCTCTCGGTCGACAATCATAGGGAAAAGGACAAGCGGAACAAGGCGGAAATCAACCTGCACCTGAAGGGCAAGGACATTTTCATCGAGAGTTGTGACGCCGATATGTACGCGGCGATCGACCTGATGGTCGACAAGCTGGATCGCCAGGTCATTCGTCACAAGGACAAGATTCAGGGCCACGCCCACGAAGCCGCGAAGTATCGCGATGAAGCGCGCGGTATCGAAGCGCCGTCGCCCTGA
- the ptsN gene encoding PTS IIA-like nitrogen regulatory protein PtsN: MNRLAKFLPIENVVLGLSVTSKKRVFEQAGLIFENQNGIARSIVTDNLFARERLGSTGLGEGVAIPHGRIKGLKQPLAAFVRLAEPVAFESPDGQPVSLLIFLLVPEQATQQHLEILSEIAQLLSDSEARERLHKEENREALHQVLTQWQP; the protein is encoded by the coding sequence ATGAATCGTTTAGCCAAATTTCTTCCCATCGAGAACGTCGTTCTCGGACTGTCCGTTACAAGCAAAAAACGCGTATTCGAGCAGGCGGGCCTGATTTTCGAGAATCAGAACGGCATCGCCCGCAGCATTGTCACCGACAACCTCTTCGCCCGCGAGCGCCTCGGCTCGACCGGCCTCGGCGAAGGCGTTGCCATTCCGCACGGTCGCATCAAGGGGCTCAAGCAGCCGCTCGCCGCCTTCGTGCGTCTTGCCGAACCGGTGGCGTTCGAATCGCCCGACGGCCAGCCGGTCTCGCTGCTCATCTTCCTGCTCGTCCCCGAGCAGGCCACGCAGCAGCATCTCGAAATCCTGTCCGAGATCGCGCAACTGCTTTCCGACAGCGAAGCGCGCGAGCGCCTGCATAAGGAAGAGAACCGCGAGGCGCTCCATCAAGTGCTCACGCAATGGCAACCGTGA
- the hprK gene encoding HPr(Ser) kinase/phosphatase, with translation MDTSSINAQSIFDDNAAALKLSWLTGHEGWERGFSSETVANATSSADLVGHLNLIHPNRIQVLGDAEINYYQRQSDEDRSRHMAELIALEPPFLVVAGEVGAPPELVLRCTRSSTPLFTTRMSAAAVIDSLRAYMSRILAPRATLHGVFIDILGMGVLLTGDSGLGKSELGLELISRGHGLVADDAVDFVRLGPDFVEGRCPPLLQNLLEVRGLGLLDIKTIFGETAVRRKMKLKLIVQLVRRPDGEFQRLPLESQTVDVLGLPISKVTIQVAAGRNLAVLVEAAVRNTILQLRGIDTLRDFMDRQRLAMQDPDSQFPGKLI, from the coding sequence ATGGATACGTCCAGCATCAACGCCCAAAGTATTTTCGACGACAACGCCGCCGCTCTGAAGCTCAGTTGGCTCACCGGGCATGAAGGCTGGGAACGCGGGTTTTCGAGCGAGACCGTCGCGAACGCGACATCGAGCGCCGACCTCGTCGGCCACCTGAATCTCATCCACCCGAACCGCATTCAGGTGCTCGGCGACGCCGAGATCAACTACTACCAGCGCCAGTCCGACGAAGACCGCTCGCGCCACATGGCGGAGCTGATCGCGCTCGAGCCGCCGTTTCTCGTCGTCGCGGGCGAAGTGGGCGCGCCGCCCGAACTCGTGCTTCGCTGCACGCGCTCGTCGACACCGCTTTTCACGACGCGCATGTCGGCGGCAGCGGTGATCGACAGCCTGCGCGCGTACATGTCGCGCATCCTCGCGCCGCGCGCGACGCTGCACGGCGTGTTCATCGACATCCTCGGCATGGGCGTGCTGCTCACCGGCGATTCCGGTCTCGGCAAGAGCGAACTCGGACTGGAACTCATCAGCCGCGGCCACGGTCTCGTCGCCGACGACGCCGTCGACTTCGTGCGCCTCGGTCCGGATTTCGTCGAGGGACGCTGCCCGCCGCTTCTGCAAAATCTGCTCGAAGTGCGCGGTCTCGGCCTGCTCGACATCAAGACGATCTTCGGCGAAACCGCCGTGCGCCGGAAGATGAAGCTCAAGCTCATCGTGCAGCTCGTGCGCCGTCCGGACGGCGAGTTCCAGCGCCTGCCGCTGGAAAGCCAGACGGTCGACGTGCTGGGCCTGCCGATCAGCAAAGTGACCATTCAGGTCGCGGCAGGCCGCAACCTTGCTGTGCTGGTGGAAGCCGCGGTGCGCAACACGATCCTGCAGTTGCGCGGCATCGACACCTTGCGCGATTTCATGGACCGGCAACGTCTTGCCATGCAGGACCCGGACAGCCAGTTTCCGGGCAAATTGATCTGA
- the rapZ gene encoding RNase adapter RapZ, translated as MRIILITGISGSGKSVALNALEDGGYYCVDNLPPRFLPELAAYLAGEGQQRLAVAIDARSSLSLDEVPAIIKNLSSAYDLRVLFLNASTQSLIQRFSETRRRHPLSGPPVQDASVGALNSLAEAIERERELVAGLAEYGHQIDTSNLRANVLRAWVKRFVETDAADLTLMFESFGFKRGVPLDADLVFDVRTLPNPYYDRELRPFTGCDQPIIDYLRAQPMVGEMIDDIGEFVGKWLPRFREDNRSYLTVAIGCTGGQHRSVYIAEALAARFREKANVIVRHRDAPIPVDEGASTTRT; from the coding sequence ATGCGTATCATCCTGATTACGGGCATTTCCGGCTCCGGCAAGTCCGTCGCGCTCAACGCGCTCGAAGACGGCGGCTATTACTGCGTCGATAACCTGCCTCCGCGCTTTCTGCCCGAACTGGCCGCGTACCTCGCGGGCGAAGGCCAGCAGCGCCTCGCCGTCGCAATAGACGCGCGTTCCAGTCTTTCGCTCGACGAAGTACCGGCGATCATCAAAAACCTGTCGAGCGCCTACGACCTGCGCGTGCTGTTTCTCAACGCGAGCACGCAATCGCTCATTCAGCGCTTCTCGGAGACGCGCCGCCGCCATCCGCTATCCGGCCCGCCGGTGCAGGACGCGAGTGTCGGCGCGCTAAATTCGCTCGCCGAAGCGATCGAGCGCGAGCGCGAACTCGTCGCCGGCTTAGCCGAATACGGCCATCAGATCGATACCAGCAATCTGCGCGCGAACGTGCTGCGCGCGTGGGTCAAGCGCTTCGTCGAAACGGACGCCGCCGATCTCACGCTGATGTTCGAATCGTTCGGCTTCAAGCGCGGCGTGCCGCTCGATGCCGATCTCGTCTTCGACGTGCGCACGCTGCCGAACCCGTACTACGACCGCGAGTTGCGCCCGTTCACCGGCTGCGATCAACCGATCATCGACTATCTTCGCGCGCAGCCGATGGTGGGCGAGATGATCGACGACATCGGCGAATTCGTCGGCAAGTGGCTGCCGCGCTTTCGCGAGGACAACCGCAGCTATCTCACCGTCGCCATCGGCTGCACGGGCGGGCAGCATCGCTCGGTGTACATCGCGGAAGCGCTCGCCGCGCGCTTTCGCGAGAAGGCGAATGTGATCGTGCGGCACCGCGATGCGCCCATTCCCGTCGATGAGGGCGCCAGCACCACGCGAACCTGA